The stretch of DNA CCCCTCGCCCAGGTCGTGAACTGGATCGGCCTCGCCGACTCGAAGTGGGCGCTGGTCCTCACGTACCCGACCTTCCTCGTGCCGTTCTGCACCTGGCTCCTCATCGGCTATTTCCGCACGGTGCCGAAGGAGATCGAGGAGTGCGCGATGGTGGACGGCGCGACCCGCGTGCAGGCGCTGTGGAGCATCGTGCTGCCCATCGCGGTGCCCGGGCTCATCTGCGCCGCGCTCTTCGCCTTCACGCTGTCGTGGAACGAGTTCATCTACGCCCTGACC from Candidatus Methylomirabilota bacterium encodes:
- a CDS encoding carbohydrate ABC transporter permease, which encodes PLAQVVNWIGLADSKWALVLTYPTFLVPFCTWLLIGYFRTVPKEIEECAMVDGATRVQALWSIVLPIAVPGLICAALFAFTLSWNEFIYALTFTSSSDQITASVGVTTELIRGDIYFWGSLMAGAVLGSVPIVILYVFFLDYYVSGLTQGAIK